A single window of Oxyura jamaicensis isolate SHBP4307 breed ruddy duck chromosome 3, BPBGC_Ojam_1.0, whole genome shotgun sequence DNA harbors:
- the TAAR2 gene encoding trace amine-associated receptor 2 gives MLSENTSTDCSNFGNRSCPDSSRSPGARGVLYLFMTAAFLLTISGNLAIIVSISYFKQLQSPTNFLILSMAATDFLLGFAIMPYSMVRSVENCWYFGMTFCKVHYSFDLMLCLVSIFHLCSIAVDRFYAICHPLHYAYLMSMNAIKQIIVVCWSAPAAFAFGVVFSEAYASGIEGYENLVKCSSLCPVMFNKVWGVVLFMVGLFAPACVMIAIYIKIFVVSQKHICELSQAHKHTKRDMKNELSKSKDRKAAKTLSVVMLGFLICWFPCFFSILIDPFLNFSAPACLFDALTWLGYLNSLCNPLIYGFFYPWFRKAFKYIVTGKIFNLQFRTTKLVSDDQSH, from the coding sequence ATGCTTTCCGAGAATACCTCGACAGATTGCTCCAATTTTGGAAACAGGTCCTGTCCTGACAGCTCCAGGTCACCCGGAGCACGAGGGGTATTGTATCTCTTCATGACTGCAGCCTTCCTGCTCACCATCTCAGGGAATCTGGCCATAATTGTTTCTATCTCCTATTTCAAACAGCTTCAGTCCCCAACCAATTTTCTCATCCTATCCATGGCCGCCACAGATTTCCTGCTGGGCTTTGCCATTATGCCCTACAGCATGGTGAGATCTGTGGAGAACTGCTGGTATTTTGGGATGACGTTCTGCAAAGTTCATTACAGTTTTGACCTGATGCTCTGCTTAGTTTCCATTTTCCACCTTTGTTCCATTGCTGTGGATCGCTTTTACGCAATTTGCCACCCTCTGCATTATGCCTATCTGATGAGCATGAAtgccataaaacaaataatagtAGTGTGCTGGTCAGCTCCAGCGGCTTTTGcttttggtgttgttttctCAGAAGCTTATGCTTCTGGAATTGAGGGCTATGAAAATTTGGTCAAATGCTCGAGCTTGTGCCCTGTCATGTTCAACAAAGTGTGGggggttgttttatttatggttGGTCTATTTGCTCCTGCTTGTGTTATGATAGCGATCTACATTAAAATTTTTGTAGTCTCCCAAAAGCACATATGTGAGTTGAGCCAAGCACACAAGCACACAAAACGAGATATGAAAAATGAGCTTTCTAAGAGTAAAGACAGGAAAGCTGCCAAGACTTTGAGTGTAGTTATGCTGGGTTTCTTAATATGCtggtttccttgttttttttcaatcttaATTGATCCATTTTTAAACTTCTCTGCTCCTGCATGTTTGTTTGATGCTCTAACTTGGCTTGGTTATTTAAATTCTCTCTGCAATCCATTAATATATGGCTTTTTCTATCCATGGTTTcggaaagcatttaaatatattgtaaCAGGCAAAATATTCAACTTGCAATTCCGTACTACAAAACTTGTATCTGACGATCAGTCACACTAG
- the LOC118164813 gene encoding trace amine-associated receptor 5-like: MSSASRPGAEEGLLIALCYEVNGSCYKTLHPFGVQLAIYLTCALGTLITVLGNLLVIIVVSHFKVLHTPTNFLLLSLALADLLLGLTVLPFSTIRSVESCWYFGDDFCRLHTFLDTLFCLTSIFHLCFISIDRHCAICDPLLYPTKFTVRVACMYIGVGWAVPVVYTSVFLYAKAIEEGLGHFLQDKPCVGSCQLLFNKLWGWLNFPVFFFPCFIMIVLYVKIFTVANKQARLISNMKKGFESQLHIGASKSERKAAKTLGVAVGIYLLCWLPFTIDTMVDSLLDFITPPVLFDILIWFAYFNSACNPLIYVFSYRWFRKAMKLVLTRGFFCSRTSKVDLYQ; the protein is encoded by the coding sequence ATGAGCTCAGCCTCACGCCCTGGTGCTGAGGAGGGGTTGCTCATCGCCTTGTGCTATGAGGTGAACGGCTCCTGCTACAAGACCTTGCATCCCTTTGGGGTCCAGCTGGCCATTTATCTGACCTGTGCCTTGGGCACGCTGATCACGGTGCTTGGGAACCTACTTGTCATCATCGTAGTTTCCCATTTCAAAGTCTTGCACACCCCCACCAACTTCTTGCTCTTGTCCCTTGCCCTTGCCGACCTGCTTCTGGGGCTGACCGTGCTGCCCTTCAGCACTATCCGGTCCGTAGAGAGTTGCTGGTATTTTGGAGATGACTTCTGTAGGTTGCACACCTTTCTGGACACGCTCTTCTGCCTCACCTCCATATTTCAcctctgtttcatttccattgATCGGCATTGTGCAATCTGTGACCCTTTGCTCTACCCCACCAAGTTCACCGTAAGAGTGGCCTGCATGTACATTGGGGTGGGGTGGGCAGTCCCTGTGGTCTACACCTCTGTCTTCCTGTACGCTAAAGCCATTGAAGAAGGGCTGGGCCATTTTTTGCAAGATAAGCCCTGTGTTGGTAGCTGTCAGCTGCTGTTCAACAAGCTCTGGGGGTGGCTGAACTTCCCAGTATTCTTCTTCCCTTGCTTCATAATGATAGTTTTGTAcgtaaaaatatttactgttgcTAACAAGCAAGCCAGGTTGATAAGCAACATGAAGAAAGGTTTTGAGTCTCAGCTACACATAGGAGCATCCAAGAgtgaaaggaaagcagcaaagacTCTTGGGGTAGCTGTAGGAATCTacctgctctgctggctgcccttTACTATTGACACCATGGTAGACAGTCTTCTGGATTTCATTACTCCCCCAGTTCTCTTCGACATCCTAATTTGGTTTGCCTACTTTAATTCTGCCTGCAATCCTTTGATCTATGTGTTTTCCTACCGTTGGTTCAGGAAAGCCATGAAACTTGTCTTAACTCGTGGGTTCTTTTGTTCCAGGACATCTAAAGTAGACTTGTACCAATAA